A genomic window from Pseudomonas alcaligenes includes:
- a CDS encoding AsmA family protein, with the protein MKAFGKILGLLMLGLLLIVIGLGFALTHLFDPNDYKDEIQQLARDKANLELQLKGDIGWSLFPWLGLELTDATLASADTPDQPLANLRLLGLSVRVLPLLRREVQMSDIRVDGLDLTLQRDDKGRGNWEGIGKPAKAEASTTTTQSAEQTADSGASEPQQDSQPLKLDIDSLTVSNSRIDYQDAKSGKQFSAEGIELSTGAIREGADIPVKLLAFLGSNQPVLRAKTELQGLLRFEPELKRYQLQDLKLAGEASGEPLGGKTLTFASQGQLLLDQSAQVAEWTGIKLSANQLRALGELKLRDLDKTAQLEGSLSLAQFNLREFLDGIGVALPAMSDKGTLSSLELSTRLAGTPNSVQLNDLSLKLDDSTFSGSLAVNDFAQQALRLQLKGDKLDLDRYLPPQDKNASAGQARQSEVKQAVAAAGKSGTTPLPNAPTQQAWSSAPALPLEQLRKLDLQATLGLGQLTLSKLPIEDARLSLTAKGGLLELKELRGDLHGGEFAMQSQLDARPNIPLLTASQQLKRIPVEKLIESRGEKAPLRGQLDLNADLRTQGNSQKAWIDGLNGKANFSLSNGVLVDANLEQQLCQGIATLNRKSLSGEPRGKDTPFEELHGNLKFTNGVASNPDLKARIPGLTVNGDGDVDLRVLGMDYRVGIVIEGDKTAMPDPACQVNERYVGIEWPLLCRGPLELGAKACRLDKAGMTKVAAKLAGNKLEEKIEEKLGDKVSPELKDALKGLFNR; encoded by the coding sequence ATGAAAGCCTTCGGCAAAATCCTGGGTCTGCTAATGCTCGGCCTGCTGCTGATCGTCATCGGCCTCGGCTTCGCCCTCACCCACCTGTTCGATCCCAACGACTACAAGGACGAGATCCAGCAGCTGGCCCGCGACAAGGCCAACCTCGAGCTGCAACTCAAGGGCGACATCGGCTGGAGCCTGTTCCCCTGGCTCGGCCTGGAGCTGACCGACGCTACCCTGGCCAGTGCCGACACCCCGGACCAACCCCTCGCCAACCTGCGCCTGCTCGGCCTGTCGGTACGCGTGCTGCCGCTGCTGCGCCGCGAAGTACAGATGAGCGACATCCGCGTCGACGGCCTCGACCTGACCCTTCAGCGCGACGACAAGGGCCGCGGCAACTGGGAAGGCATCGGCAAGCCGGCCAAGGCCGAGGCCAGCACCACCACGACGCAATCCGCCGAGCAGACCGCCGACAGCGGCGCCAGCGAGCCGCAGCAGGACAGCCAGCCGCTCAAACTGGATATCGACAGCCTGACCGTCAGCAATTCGCGCATCGACTATCAGGACGCCAAGAGCGGCAAGCAGTTCAGCGCCGAGGGCATCGAGCTGTCCACCGGCGCGATCCGCGAGGGCGCCGATATCCCGGTCAAGCTGCTGGCCTTCCTCGGCAGCAACCAGCCGGTGCTGCGCGCCAAGACCGAGCTGCAGGGCCTGCTGCGCTTCGAGCCGGAGCTCAAGCGCTACCAGCTGCAGGACCTCAAGCTGGCCGGCGAGGCCTCGGGCGAGCCCCTGGGCGGCAAGACCCTGACCTTCGCCAGCCAGGGCCAGCTGCTGCTCGACCAGTCGGCCCAGGTGGCCGAGTGGACCGGCATCAAGCTGTCCGCCAACCAGCTGCGTGCCCTCGGCGAACTCAAGCTGCGCGACCTGGACAAGACCGCCCAGCTGGAAGGTAGCCTGTCGCTGGCGCAGTTCAACCTGCGCGAATTCCTCGACGGCATAGGCGTGGCCCTGCCCGCCATGAGCGACAAGGGCACGCTGAGCAGCCTCGAACTCTCCACCCGCCTGGCCGGCACGCCCAACAGCGTGCAGCTCAATGACCTGTCGCTGAAACTGGACGACAGCACCTTCAGCGGCAGCCTAGCGGTCAACGACTTCGCCCAGCAGGCCCTGCGCCTGCAGCTCAAGGGCGACAAGCTCGACCTCGACCGCTACCTGCCGCCGCAGGACAAGAACGCCAGCGCCGGCCAGGCACGCCAGAGCGAGGTCAAGCAGGCCGTGGCCGCCGCCGGCAAGAGCGGCACCACCCCGCTGCCCAACGCACCCACCCAGCAGGCCTGGAGCAGCGCCCCCGCACTGCCGCTGGAGCAGCTGCGCAAGCTGGACCTGCAGGCCACTCTCGGCCTCGGCCAGCTGACCCTGAGCAAGCTGCCGATCGAGGACGCGCGTCTGTCCCTGACCGCCAAGGGCGGCCTGCTCGAGCTCAAGGAGCTGCGCGGCGACCTGCACGGCGGCGAGTTCGCCATGCAATCGCAGCTCGATGCGCGCCCGAACATTCCGCTGCTGACCGCCAGCCAGCAGCTCAAGCGCATCCCCGTGGAGAAGCTGATCGAGTCCCGCGGCGAGAAAGCCCCACTGCGCGGCCAGTTGGATCTCAACGCCGACCTGCGCACCCAGGGCAACAGCCAGAAGGCCTGGATCGACGGACTGAACGGCAAGGCCAACTTCAGCCTGAGCAACGGCGTGCTGGTCGACGCCAACCTGGAGCAGCAGCTGTGCCAGGGCATCGCCACCCTTAACCGCAAGTCGCTGTCCGGCGAACCGCGCGGCAAGGACACGCCCTTCGAGGAACTGCACGGCAACCTGAAGTTCACCAACGGCGTGGCCAGCAACCCCGACCTCAAGGCGCGCATCCCCGGCCTGACGGTCAATGGCGACGGCGATGTCGACCTGCGCGTGCTGGGCATGGACTACCGTGTCGGCATCGTCATCGAAGGCGACAAGACGGCCATGCCGGACCCGGCCTGCCAGGTCAACGAGCGCTACGTCGGCATCGAGTGGCCGCTGCTCTGCCGCGGCCCGCTGGAGCTGGGCGCCAAGGCCTGCCGCCTGGACAAGGCCGGGATGACCAAGGTCGCCGCCAAGCTGGCCGGCAACAAGCTGGAAGAGAAGATCGAGGAGAAGCTCGGCGACAAGGTCAGCCCCGAGCTGAAGGACGCGCTCAAGGGCCTGTTCAACCGATGA